In the genome of Bradyrhizobium sp. CIAT3101, one region contains:
- the plsY gene encoding glycerol-3-phosphate 1-O-acyltransferase PlsY has product MALDAFLPVAFVIGYLLGSVPFGLVLTRLAGTQDLRSIGSGNIGATNVLRTGRKGLAAATLLLDALKGTVAVVIAGYIGGPNAAMLAGLGAFLGHLFPVWLKFKGGKGVAVYIGIMLGLFWPGAVVFCLIWLATAFTTRYSSLSALVAAFITPLFLWWFGQLALAALGAVLTMLLFYMHRENIKRLQSGKEGRIGEKA; this is encoded by the coding sequence ATGGCGCTTGATGCATTCCTGCCGGTGGCCTTCGTCATCGGCTATCTGCTCGGCTCTGTACCGTTCGGGCTGGTGCTGACCAGGCTCGCCGGCACCCAGGATCTGCGCTCGATCGGCTCCGGCAATATCGGCGCCACCAACGTGCTGCGCACCGGCCGCAAGGGCCTCGCCGCCGCCACCCTGCTGCTCGACGCGCTCAAGGGCACCGTAGCCGTGGTGATCGCAGGCTACATCGGCGGCCCCAACGCCGCGATGCTGGCCGGCCTCGGCGCCTTCCTCGGCCACCTCTTCCCGGTCTGGCTCAAGTTCAAGGGCGGCAAAGGCGTTGCCGTCTATATCGGCATCATGCTCGGCCTGTTCTGGCCCGGCGCGGTGGTGTTCTGCCTGATCTGGCTCGCGACCGCCTTCACCACCCGCTATTCCTCGCTCTCGGCGCTGGTGGCGGCCTTCATCACGCCGCTGTTCCTGTGGTGGTTCGGCCAGCTCGCGCTCGCAGCGCTCGGCGCGGTGCTGACCATGCTGCTGTTCTACATGCATCGCGAGAACATCAAGCGATTGCAATCGGGAAAAGAAGGCCGGATCGGCGAGAAGGCGTAA
- a CDS encoding dihydroorotase gives MLTDRRPILLANARVVDPSRDFDGTGDVLIADGIIRETRRGIGAAGVPEGTDVVNCSGKIVAPGLIDMRAFVGEPGFSHRETFASASQAAATGGITTIICQPDTSPVIDNSATVDFVMRRARDTAIVNIQPMAALTKGMRGEEMTEFGLLKAAGAVAFSDGDRSVTNSQVMRRALTYARDFDALIVHHTEDPDLVGEGVMNEGEFASRLGLMGIPKAAEAVILERDMRLVALTGGRYHAAALSCIESLEILKRARDAGLAVSASVSINHLALNENDIGPYRSFLKVSPPLRTEDDRRALVEAVASGLVDVIMSDHNPQDVEVKRLPFAEAAPGAIGLETMLPAGLRLVHNDEIDLKTLIRAMSTRPAELLGLPGGTLRTGAPADVIVIDPDVPWVVDPADLKSPCKNTPFDEARFTGRAIRTIVGGRTVFEHV, from the coding sequence ATGCTGACCGACCGCCGCCCGATCCTGCTCGCCAACGCCCGCGTCGTCGATCCCTCCCGCGATTTCGACGGAACCGGCGACGTCCTGATTGCCGACGGCATCATCCGCGAGACCCGCCGCGGCATTGGCGCGGCCGGCGTCCCCGAGGGCACCGACGTCGTCAACTGCTCCGGCAAGATCGTGGCCCCCGGCCTGATCGACATGCGCGCCTTCGTCGGCGAGCCCGGCTTCAGCCATCGCGAGACCTTTGCCTCCGCGAGCCAGGCGGCCGCGACCGGTGGCATCACCACCATCATCTGCCAGCCCGACACCTCGCCCGTCATCGACAACTCCGCCACCGTCGATTTCGTGATGCGCCGCGCGCGCGACACCGCGATCGTCAACATCCAGCCGATGGCGGCGCTCACCAAGGGCATGCGCGGCGAGGAGATGACCGAGTTCGGCCTGCTCAAGGCCGCCGGCGCCGTCGCCTTCAGCGACGGCGACCGCAGCGTCACCAATTCGCAGGTGATGCGGCGTGCGCTGACCTACGCGCGCGATTTCGACGCGCTGATCGTGCATCACACCGAGGACCCCGATCTCGTGGGCGAAGGCGTGATGAACGAGGGCGAGTTCGCCTCGCGCCTCGGCCTGATGGGCATCCCGAAGGCCGCCGAGGCCGTGATCCTCGAACGCGACATGCGTCTGGTCGCGCTGACCGGCGGCCGTTATCACGCCGCGGCGCTGTCCTGCATCGAGTCGCTCGAGATCCTGAAGCGCGCCCGCGACGCCGGCCTTGCCGTCAGCGCCTCGGTCTCGATCAATCATCTGGCGCTGAACGAGAACGACATCGGCCCCTACCGGTCCTTCCTGAAGGTGTCGCCGCCGCTGCGCACCGAGGACGATCGTCGCGCGCTGGTGGAGGCGGTGGCCTCCGGCCTCGTCGACGTCATCATGTCCGACCACAATCCGCAGGACGTCGAGGTCAAGCGCCTGCCGTTCGCGGAAGCAGCCCCCGGCGCGATCGGTCTGGAGACCATGCTGCCGGCGGGCCTGCGGCTGGTCCACAATGACGAGATCGACCTCAAGACGCTGATCCGGGCGATGTCGACCCGGCCGGCCGAACTGCTTGGCCTGCCCGGCGGAACCCTGCGCACCGGCGCACCGGCCGACGTCATCGTGATCGACCCCGACGTGCCCTGGGTGGTCGATCCCGCCGACCTCAAATCGCCCTGCAAGAACACCCCGTTCGACGAAGCCCGCTTTACAGGCCGCGCTATCAGGACCATCGTCGGCGGGCGAACGGTTTTCGAGCATGTCTGA
- a CDS encoding aspartate carbamoyltransferase catalytic subunit, with product MTSKSTFVLGHRHLLGIEGLSAADISGLLDLSEEYVELNRQVDKKRTVLRGRTQVNLFFEASTRTQSSFELAGKRLGADVMNMSVSSSSIKKGETLVDTAMTLNAMHPDILVVRHHASGAVELLARKVDGSVINAGDGAHEHPTQALLDALTIRRNKGRIEGLVVAICGDVLHSRVARSNIILLNTMGARVRVVGPSTLLPPGIERMGVEVARDMREGLNGADIVMMLRLQRERMNGSFVPSTSEYFHYFGLDQKKLGYAKPDALVMHPGPMNRGVEIDTAVADGAQSLIREQVEMGVAVRMAVLEALARNLPNA from the coding sequence ATGACATCGAAATCGACCTTCGTCCTCGGCCACCGGCATTTGCTGGGCATCGAGGGCCTTTCCGCGGCCGACATCAGCGGCCTCCTCGACCTGTCCGAAGAATATGTCGAGCTCAACCGCCAGGTTGACAAGAAGCGCACCGTCCTGCGTGGACGGACGCAGGTAAACCTCTTCTTCGAGGCTTCGACCCGAACCCAGTCCTCGTTCGAGCTCGCCGGCAAACGCCTCGGCGCCGACGTCATGAACATGTCGGTGTCCTCCTCGTCCATCAAGAAGGGCGAGACGCTGGTCGACACCGCGATGACGCTGAACGCCATGCACCCGGATATATTGGTGGTGCGCCATCACGCCTCCGGTGCGGTGGAACTGCTGGCCCGCAAGGTCGACGGTTCCGTGATCAATGCCGGCGACGGTGCGCACGAGCACCCGACCCAGGCTCTGCTCGACGCGCTCACCATCCGCCGCAACAAGGGCCGGATCGAGGGCCTCGTGGTCGCGATCTGCGGCGACGTGCTGCATTCGCGCGTCGCGCGCTCCAACATCATCCTGCTCAACACCATGGGCGCTCGCGTCCGCGTCGTAGGCCCTTCCACGCTGCTGCCGCCCGGCATCGAGCGGATGGGCGTCGAGGTCGCGCGCGACATGCGCGAAGGGCTCAACGGCGCGGATATCGTCATGATGCTGCGGCTGCAGCGCGAGCGCATGAACGGCTCCTTCGTGCCGTCGACCTCCGAATATTTCCACTACTTCGGGCTCGACCAGAAGAAGCTCGGCTACGCCAAGCCGGATGCACTCGTGATGCATCCAGGCCCCATGAACCGCGGCGTCGAGATCGACACGGCCGTGGCCGACGGCGCGCAGTCCCTGATCCGCGAACAGGTGGAGATGGGCGTCGCCGTGCGCATGGCCGTACTCGAAGCGCTCGCCCGTAACCTGCCGAACGCGTGA
- a CDS encoding M15 family metallopeptidase gives MGADLVKSFLIAAIAITTFSSAHAQSLPGGFVYLRDVDPTIIQDIRYASSNNFIGRPIAGYGAGECVVKREVGLRLKAVQQDLAAQNLSLKMFDCYRPARASLDMVKWSQNGHETAADRRYNPRIAKTELFRLGYIASRSQHSTGAALDLTLVDLKADNSARIDPSKSYADCTAPVAARLPEGSVDMGTGYDCTDAMGHTAAPSITQDQRAWRRRLVAAMAKQGFVNYSKEWWHFSLPGAGGAAYDFPIQPRRN, from the coding sequence ATGGGGGCAGATCTCGTGAAATCATTTTTAATTGCGGCCATTGCGATAACCACATTCTCATCCGCCCACGCCCAATCGCTTCCCGGCGGCTTCGTCTATTTGCGCGACGTCGATCCCACCATCATCCAGGACATCCGCTACGCGAGCTCCAACAATTTCATCGGCCGCCCGATCGCCGGCTACGGCGCCGGCGAATGCGTGGTGAAGCGCGAAGTCGGGCTGCGGCTGAAAGCCGTGCAGCAGGATCTGGCAGCACAGAATCTGTCGCTCAAGATGTTCGACTGCTACCGGCCGGCGCGCGCCTCGCTCGATATGGTGAAATGGTCGCAGAACGGCCACGAGACCGCCGCCGACCGGCGCTACAATCCGCGCATCGCCAAGACCGAGCTGTTTCGCCTCGGCTATATCGCGAGCCGCTCGCAGCACTCTACGGGTGCGGCGTTGGATCTGACACTGGTCGATCTCAAGGCCGACAATTCCGCCAGGATCGATCCGTCAAAATCCTACGCCGACTGCACGGCGCCGGTCGCGGCGCGGTTGCCGGAAGGCAGCGTCGACATGGGCACCGGCTATGATTGCACCGATGCGATGGGGCATACCGCAGCACCGTCGATCACACAGGATCAGCGCGCCTGGCGCAGGCGGCTGGTGGCTGCGATGGCGAAGCAAGGCTTTGTGAACTATTCGAAGGAGTGGTGGCATTTTTCCCTGCCGGGGGCGGGCGGGGCGGCCTATGATTTCCCGATCCAGCCGCGGCGGAACTGA
- a CDS encoding type II CAAX endopeptidase family protein, producing the protein MTEPAIITDDVNSLDPVHPALTATSAEQAPLRVWKFWGTALWGLLVFVAMFVGQVGAILLLVALRALPLDMASIQSVGHEPQALALSVIMGLPATLAAVWLAIRIKKASFVDYLALRWPAWRQLLLGAAGLILVVMAWEIVSRSLGREATPGFMTDLLKSGRDKGAALSLLFAFSVAAPMSEEVLARGFLFRGWSASFLRVPGAIILSSLVWTAVHLQYDLYFLAEVFSIGLWFGYMRHRANSLWLTIVLHALNNMTAVVLTMWLGE; encoded by the coding sequence ATGACAGAGCCCGCGATCATCACCGACGACGTCAATTCCCTCGATCCCGTCCATCCGGCGCTCACCGCAACATCGGCGGAGCAGGCGCCGCTGCGCGTCTGGAAGTTCTGGGGCACGGCGCTGTGGGGCCTGCTCGTCTTCGTCGCGATGTTCGTCGGGCAGGTCGGGGCGATCCTGCTGCTGGTCGCGCTGCGCGCCCTGCCGCTCGACATGGCCTCGATCCAGTCGGTCGGTCATGAGCCGCAGGCACTGGCGCTGTCCGTCATCATGGGCCTGCCTGCGACGTTAGCTGCGGTGTGGCTCGCCATCCGCATCAAGAAAGCATCCTTCGTCGACTATCTCGCGCTGCGCTGGCCGGCCTGGAGGCAGCTCCTGCTCGGCGCCGCCGGCCTCATCCTGGTCGTGATGGCCTGGGAAATCGTATCGCGATCGCTCGGCCGCGAGGCCACGCCGGGCTTCATGACCGATCTCCTGAAATCGGGCCGCGACAAGGGCGCGGCGCTGTCGCTGTTGTTCGCCTTCAGCGTGGCGGCACCGATGTCGGAGGAGGTGCTCGCGCGCGGCTTCCTGTTCCGCGGCTGGTCGGCGAGCTTCCTGCGCGTGCCCGGCGCGATCATCCTGTCCTCACTGGTGTGGACGGCGGTGCACCTGCAATACGATCTGTACTTCCTCGCCGAGGTGTTCTCCATCGGCCTCTGGTTCGGCTACATGCGCCACCGCGCCAACTCGCTCTGGCTCACCATCGTGCTGCACGCGCTGAACAACATGACGGCGGTGGTGCTGACGATGTGGCTGGGAGAGTAG
- a CDS encoding type II CAAX endopeptidase family protein, whose product MKDLKNTGNPVSASQAAPRTWDFWETLLVALIATAAYLLTGGLALSFLLAASGAARTLSPAEVQALWLHEQWQSSGVFFGGPASIGVLWIAIRMARRGFAEYLALNWPSAGEVIRALSIMTMILAIELFVTAKLNVPTSPVQRTIVAGGVVGLIVWFVGTCVGAPIIEELLFRGFIFRGWSQSFLGPVGTIVLASAIWAMQHTQYDWYSRFCLFISGLAFGHFRARTGSTWLPVIAHSAMNIFVLFITPVSV is encoded by the coding sequence ATGAAAGATCTCAAAAACACGGGCAATCCTGTCTCCGCTTCGCAGGCCGCGCCTCGGACGTGGGATTTTTGGGAGACACTGCTCGTTGCCTTGATCGCGACCGCTGCGTACCTTCTAACTGGGGGACTAGCGCTTAGCTTTTTGCTTGCCGCATCTGGTGCGGCGAGGACGCTATCTCCGGCAGAGGTTCAAGCGCTCTGGCTACACGAGCAATGGCAAAGCTCCGGAGTGTTTTTTGGAGGCCCGGCTTCGATCGGGGTGCTCTGGATTGCCATTCGGATGGCCCGCAGAGGATTTGCGGAATACCTTGCATTGAATTGGCCGAGTGCGGGCGAGGTAATCCGAGCGTTGTCAATAATGACGATGATTCTCGCCATTGAACTGTTCGTAACAGCAAAACTGAACGTGCCGACAAGCCCGGTTCAGAGAACTATCGTTGCCGGAGGAGTTGTCGGCCTAATCGTTTGGTTCGTCGGAACGTGCGTCGGGGCACCGATCATCGAGGAACTCCTCTTTCGCGGGTTTATATTCCGAGGTTGGTCTCAATCGTTTCTCGGTCCTGTTGGTACGATAGTTCTGGCGTCGGCAATATGGGCGATGCAGCATACCCAATACGATTGGTACAGCCGCTTTTGCTTATTTATCTCTGGACTTGCGTTTGGGCACTTTCGAGCCCGCACCGGTTCTACTTGGCTACCAGTGATAGCTCATTCCGCGATGAATATTTTCGTCCTATTCATCACTCCGGTCTCTGTTTAA
- a CDS encoding AEC family transporter, which produces MAVVIAALLPVFILIVLGVVLRHSLMRLDTQWHGLERLTYFVLFPMLLIQTLVKADLSQAPVAGVGGALLLSALAMSLLCLALRPALSRLDIDGPAFTSIFQGATRWQTYVALSVSANLYGDVGLALASVAMVAIIPLVNVFSVAVLAHYASPEKQSTRAIIMTVVRNPLIWACVIGLVINVIHLPLPRIWHEVADALGRSSLAIGLLVTGAGLQLKGLLRPSLGVTLGVAFKLALMPVLALALAVWFGLTGTNLAIVAICAAVPTSPSAYVLARQMGGDAPLLAQIITLQTILAAITMPIAIVLAGARL; this is translated from the coding sequence ATGGCCGTCGTGATCGCGGCTCTGCTGCCGGTCTTCATCCTCATCGTGCTCGGCGTGGTGCTGCGGCACAGCCTGATGCGGCTCGACACGCAATGGCACGGGCTGGAGCGGCTGACCTATTTCGTGCTGTTTCCGATGCTGCTGATCCAGACGCTGGTGAAGGCGGACCTCTCACAGGCGCCGGTCGCCGGCGTCGGCGGCGCGCTGCTGCTGTCGGCGCTCGCGATGTCGCTGCTCTGCCTCGCACTCCGTCCGGCGCTGTCGCGGCTGGACATCGATGGCCCCGCTTTCACCTCGATCTTCCAGGGCGCGACGCGCTGGCAGACCTATGTGGCGCTGTCCGTATCCGCCAATTTGTACGGCGACGTCGGGCTGGCGCTGGCCTCGGTCGCGATGGTCGCGATCATCCCGCTGGTGAACGTGTTCAGCGTCGCCGTGCTGGCGCACTACGCTTCCCCCGAGAAGCAGTCCACGCGCGCGATCATCATGACGGTAGTCCGCAATCCCCTGATCTGGGCCTGCGTCATAGGTCTCGTCATCAATGTCATCCATCTGCCGCTGCCAAGGATCTGGCACGAGGTTGCGGACGCGCTCGGCCGCTCTTCGCTCGCCATCGGCCTGCTCGTCACCGGCGCCGGCCTCCAGCTCAAGGGCCTGCTTCGCCCGAGCCTTGGCGTGACCCTCGGCGTGGCGTTCAAGCTGGCGCTGATGCCGGTGCTCGCGCTGGCGCTCGCCGTCTGGTTCGGTCTGACCGGCACCAACCTCGCGATCGTCGCGATCTGCGCCGCCGTGCCGACCTCGCCGAGCGCTTACGTGCTGGCCCGCCAGATGGGCGGCGATGCGCCTCTATTGGCACAGATCATCACGCTGCAGACGATTTTGGCGGCGATCACGATGCCGATCGCGATCGTTCTTGCTGGGGCCCGTCTTTAA
- the ruvX gene encoding Holliday junction resolvase RuvX: MPALILPLVDAATHWPERGGLIGLDLGTKTIGVAVSNPDRRLATGVETIQRKQFKQDAARLLAIATERKVVGFVLGLPINMDGSEGPRAQSTRAFARNLANLTALPIGLWDERLSTAAVERELIGMDVSRAKRAEVIDEHAAIFILQGALDRLANLRQG; the protein is encoded by the coding sequence ATGCCGGCTCTTATCCTGCCTCTCGTCGATGCTGCAACCCACTGGCCCGAACGCGGCGGGCTGATCGGCCTTGACCTCGGCACCAAGACCATCGGCGTTGCCGTATCCAATCCGGACCGCAGGCTCGCCACGGGCGTCGAGACCATCCAGCGCAAGCAGTTCAAGCAGGACGCCGCCCGCCTCCTTGCGATCGCCACGGAGCGCAAGGTCGTCGGCTTCGTGCTCGGCCTGCCCATCAACATGGACGGCAGCGAGGGCCCGCGCGCGCAATCGACCCGCGCCTTCGCCCGCAATCTGGCCAATCTGACCGCGCTTCCCATCGGCCTCTGGGACGAGCGCCTCTCGACCGCCGCCGTCGAGCGCGAGCTGATCGGCATGGACGTCAGCCGCGCCAAGCGCGCCGAGGTGATTGACGAGCACGCCGCCATCTTCATCCTGCAGGGCGCACTCGACCGGCTCGCCAATCTTCGACAAGGCTGA
- a CDS encoding LysR family transcriptional regulator yields MELSDIQTFAAVARTGGITRAAEELNTVQSNVTQRIKALEAEIGTPLFERHSRGMALTGAGKRLLPYAQRMAALSHEAVLAARDDGEPKGPLSIGSMETTAAVRLPPLLADFHRRFPAVRLSLRTSPTADLVAGVLEGTLDGAFVAGPIAHADLNAASAFREELVLVSARRWASLAELRAGTPESGPTALAFRAGCTYRQRLEQIFVEFGWPSAARFELGTLDGMIGCVAADMGVTLLPRAVVERSAMNGSVTMHTLNPQHARVETLFIQRRAGHQTSALSGFLSCLTKDDEIIAA; encoded by the coding sequence ATGGAACTGAGCGACATCCAGACCTTTGCCGCGGTGGCCCGGACCGGCGGCATCACCCGCGCCGCCGAAGAGCTCAACACGGTGCAATCCAATGTCACCCAGCGCATCAAGGCCCTGGAGGCCGAGATCGGCACACCGCTGTTCGAGCGTCACAGCCGAGGCATGGCGCTGACGGGCGCCGGCAAGCGCCTTTTGCCTTACGCCCAGCGAATGGCCGCGCTGTCGCATGAGGCGGTGCTCGCGGCGCGAGACGATGGCGAACCCAAGGGGCCGCTGTCGATCGGCTCGATGGAGACGACGGCAGCCGTGCGGCTGCCGCCGCTGCTCGCCGACTTTCATCGCCGCTTCCCCGCCGTGCGGCTGAGCCTGCGCACGTCACCGACAGCCGATCTCGTCGCCGGCGTGCTCGAAGGCACGCTCGATGGTGCCTTTGTCGCAGGTCCCATCGCGCATGCCGATCTCAACGCGGCCAGCGCCTTCCGCGAAGAGCTGGTGCTGGTCAGCGCACGGCGCTGGGCCTCGCTCGCCGAGCTGCGCGCCGGCACGCCGGAGTCAGGCCCGACGGCACTGGCGTTCCGCGCGGGCTGCACTTACCGCCAGCGCCTCGAGCAGATCTTTGTCGAGTTCGGTTGGCCCTCGGCCGCGCGCTTCGAGCTCGGCACCCTCGACGGCATGATCGGCTGCGTCGCCGCCGACATGGGCGTGACGCTGTTGCCGCGCGCGGTGGTCGAGCGCAGCGCGATGAACGGCAGCGTGACGATGCACACGCTCAATCCGCAGCATGCGCGCGTCGAGACGCTGTTCATCCAGCGGCGCGCCGGCCATCAAACCAGCGCGCTGAGTGGCTTCTTGTCGTGCCTGACCAAGGACGACGAAATCATCGCGGCCTGA
- a CDS encoding nitronate monooxygenase: MPITTPLTELLGIRHPILSAPMDTIAGSRLTRAVSEAGGFGILGGGYGDRTRLQAEAAELKGFAPFGIGFITWSLAKQPELLDIALDARPQAVMLSFGDPAPFAPRIKASGARLICQVQSEDMAKQALDAGAEILIAQGTEAGGHGASRTTVDIVPAIVDLAAGRVPVVAAGGIADGRGLAAMMMLGASGVLIGTRFYASVEANGAAEAKERIRTSDANNTVRGVVPDWSRKLFWPAPFTARTLINTHIKSWTGREVELLQRADQIAKDYAAAKMAGDFEIAAVFAGEAVGLIHDIPPAAEIVERIATEAEQLLAGRRNSLASLA, translated from the coding sequence ATGCCGATCACCACGCCGCTGACGGAGCTTCTCGGGATCAGGCATCCGATCCTGTCGGCGCCCATGGACACGATCGCGGGCAGCCGGCTGACGCGCGCCGTCAGCGAGGCCGGTGGGTTTGGGATTCTCGGTGGCGGCTACGGCGACCGGACCCGGCTTCAGGCCGAGGCGGCCGAGCTGAAGGGCTTTGCGCCGTTCGGGATCGGATTCATCACCTGGAGCCTGGCCAAGCAGCCCGAGCTTCTCGACATCGCGCTCGATGCCCGCCCACAGGCGGTCATGCTGTCCTTCGGCGATCCCGCGCCGTTCGCGCCGCGCATCAAGGCGAGCGGCGCGCGATTGATCTGCCAGGTGCAGAGCGAGGACATGGCGAAACAGGCGCTCGATGCCGGCGCGGAGATCTTGATCGCGCAGGGGACGGAAGCCGGCGGCCACGGCGCATCGCGCACCACCGTCGATATCGTGCCCGCGATCGTCGATCTCGCCGCCGGGCGCGTGCCGGTCGTCGCGGCCGGCGGGATCGCGGATGGTCGCGGCCTCGCGGCGATGATGATGTTGGGTGCATCCGGCGTGCTGATCGGCACGCGCTTCTACGCAAGCGTCGAGGCCAATGGCGCTGCGGAAGCGAAGGAGCGCATCCGCACGTCCGATGCAAACAACACGGTGCGCGGCGTCGTTCCCGACTGGTCGCGAAAACTGTTCTGGCCGGCGCCGTTCACCGCACGCACGCTGATCAACACCCATATCAAGAGCTGGACCGGCCGCGAGGTCGAGCTGCTGCAGCGCGCTGACCAGATTGCCAAGGACTATGCCGCGGCAAAAATGGCGGGCGATTTCGAAATTGCGGCCGTCTTTGCGGGAGAAGCGGTCGGCCTGATCCATGATATTCCACCGGCGGCCGAGATCGTCGAACGGATTGCGACCGAAGCCGAGCAGTTGCTTGCCGGCCGGCGCAACTCGCTCGCATCGCTCGCCTGA
- a CDS encoding nitronate monooxygenase family protein, with translation MWPDRRLIDLFKTEFPIVLAPMAGVMDAELVIAVAEGGGLGSLPSAMLSPEKAREQVNIIRQRVKAPVNMNFFCHTPIELTAEAEARWKQRLTGYYTEHGLDPSAPINAANRAPFDASFCEVVEELKPEVVSFHFGLPEAALLKRVKAAGCLVISSATTVKEAVWLEQRGVDAVIAQGAEAGGHRGMFLTDKIAEQPGTFALVPQVADAVKVPVIAAGGIADGRGIAAAFALGASGVQIGSAYLRCPESKVSAGGRKALAEARDDSTVITNVMTGRPARGVQNRLMREAGPISPDAPPFPHAATALGPLKTAAEKQGRVDFTNLWAGQAIGMGRELPAAELTRDLAKSALARLRQMAG, from the coding sequence ATGTGGCCTGACCGTCGACTGATCGATCTCTTCAAGACCGAATTCCCGATCGTGCTGGCGCCGATGGCCGGCGTGATGGATGCGGAGCTGGTGATCGCCGTGGCGGAAGGCGGCGGACTTGGCTCGTTGCCGAGTGCGATGCTGTCGCCGGAGAAGGCGCGCGAGCAGGTCAACATCATTCGCCAGCGTGTGAAGGCGCCGGTCAACATGAACTTCTTCTGCCACACGCCGATTGAGCTCACGGCGGAAGCCGAAGCGCGCTGGAAGCAACGGCTCACGGGCTATTACACCGAGCACGGCCTCGATCCGTCGGCACCGATCAATGCGGCGAACCGCGCGCCGTTCGATGCCTCTTTCTGCGAGGTCGTCGAGGAGCTGAAGCCGGAGGTGGTCAGCTTCCATTTCGGTCTGCCGGAGGCGGCGCTGCTCAAGCGCGTCAAGGCGGCGGGCTGTCTCGTCATTTCGTCGGCGACCACGGTGAAGGAAGCGGTCTGGCTCGAACAGCGCGGCGTCGATGCCGTCATCGCGCAAGGCGCCGAGGCCGGCGGCCATCGCGGCATGTTCCTGACCGACAAGATTGCCGAGCAGCCCGGCACGTTTGCGCTGGTGCCGCAGGTCGCCGATGCCGTGAAGGTACCGGTGATCGCGGCCGGCGGCATCGCCGACGGGCGCGGCATTGCGGCAGCCTTCGCGCTCGGCGCCTCCGGCGTGCAGATCGGCAGCGCCTATTTGCGCTGTCCGGAGTCCAAGGTCAGCGCCGGTGGCCGCAAGGCGCTTGCCGAGGCGCGGGACGATTCCACCGTCATCACCAATGTCATGACTGGCCGCCCGGCGCGTGGCGTCCAGAACCGCCTGATGCGCGAGGCGGGCCCGATCTCGCCGGATGCACCGCCATTTCCCCATGCGGCGACCGCGCTGGGGCCGCTGAAGACGGCTGCCGAAAAGCAGGGCAGGGTGGATTTCACCAATCTCTGGGCCGGACAGGCCATTGGCATGGGGAGGGAGCTTCCCGCCGCCGAATTGACCCGGGATCTCGCGAAATCGGCCTTGGCACGCCTCCGCCAGATGGCGGGGTAG
- the gatC gene encoding Asp-tRNA(Asn)/Glu-tRNA(Gln) amidotransferase subunit GatC, translating into MSVDATTVRRIAHLARIAVSEDEVPHLQGELNAMLAFVEQLSEVNVEGVEPMTSVTPMQMKKRQDVVNDGEIADDIVANAPATEGHFFLVPKVVE; encoded by the coding sequence ATGTCCGTCGACGCCACTACCGTCCGCCGCATCGCGCATCTGGCGCGCATTGCGGTGTCCGAGGACGAAGTTCCGCATCTGCAGGGCGAGCTCAACGCCATGCTCGCCTTTGTCGAGCAGCTCTCGGAGGTCAATGTCGAGGGCGTGGAGCCCATGACCTCGGTGACCCCGATGCAGATGAAGAAGCGGCAAGACGTGGTCAATGACGGCGAGATCGCCGACGATATCGTTGCCAACGCGCCTGCGACCGAAGGTCACTTCTTCCTGGTGCCCAAGGTTGTTGAATAG